In one Brevinematales bacterium genomic region, the following are encoded:
- the aroF gene encoding 3-deoxy-7-phosphoheptulonate synthase yields MIIVLKPSTEPEQIQHIVDMIEKVGLRTHISTGELQTIIGVIGDKTKLANYPIASISCVESVVHVSKPYKLASRDFHPDDTVIDVNGAKIGGGNLWVIAGPCSIESEDQMRTVAKFVKEAGANLLRGGAYKPRTSPYSFQGMGEEGLKILQKIGKEFGMPTVTEVMDTADVELVAKYADVIQIGTRNAQNFALLKQVGKTKRPVVLKRGMAQTIEEWLMSAEYVMSEGNLDVVLCERGIRTFENAYRNTLDVLAIPVLKERTHLPIIVDPSHASGVWQYVIPMALAGIVSGADGVMVEAHHEPEKAMSDGAQSLKPKKFNLLMSELRKIAPVVGKGKNL; encoded by the coding sequence ATGATTATCGTTCTCAAACCATCCACGGAACCCGAACAAATTCAGCATATAGTCGACATGATCGAAAAGGTGGGGCTCAGGACTCATATTTCTACGGGAGAGCTCCAGACCATCATCGGGGTAATCGGCGATAAAACCAAGCTCGCGAATTATCCGATCGCATCCATATCATGCGTCGAATCGGTCGTGCATGTGTCGAAACCGTACAAACTCGCGAGCCGGGATTTCCACCCGGACGATACGGTGATCGACGTCAATGGCGCGAAAATCGGCGGCGGCAACCTCTGGGTGATCGCCGGGCCGTGCAGTATAGAAAGCGAAGACCAGATGCGGACTGTCGCGAAATTTGTGAAAGAGGCCGGGGCGAATCTCCTTCGCGGCGGCGCCTACAAGCCCCGCACGTCCCCTTACAGCTTCCAGGGTATGGGCGAAGAAGGGCTGAAAATACTCCAGAAAATAGGTAAAGAGTTCGGAATGCCGACGGTGACCGAAGTAATGGATACCGCGGACGTCGAACTGGTCGCGAAATATGCCGATGTTATACAAATCGGCACACGGAACGCGCAAAACTTCGCCCTGCTCAAGCAGGTGGGGAAAACCAAGCGTCCGGTGGTGCTGAAACGCGGTATGGCGCAGACTATAGAAGAATGGCTGATGTCCGCCGAGTATGTGATGTCCGAGGGCAATCTCGACGTGGTACTCTGCGAACGCGGTATACGGACGTTCGAGAACGCTTACCGGAACACTCTCGACGTACTGGCTATCCCGGTATTGAAGGAACGGACTCATCTGCCTATCATAGTCGACCCGAGTCATGCGTCTGGCGTATGGCAGTATGTGATCCCGATGGCGCTCGCGGGGATAGTTTCCGGCGCGGACGGGGTGATGGTCGAAGCGCACCACGAGCCTGAGAAGGCGATGTCCGACGGGGCGCAGTCGTTGAAGCCGAAGAAGTTCAATCTGCTGATGAGCGAGCTCAGAAAAATCGCTCCGGTCGTAGGAAAAGGGAAGAATCTTTAG
- a CDS encoding Hsp20/alpha crystallin family protein produces the protein MIYNPVYGMEALRKIADRLFTGLDTHQETDYDTAPVNIYEGADGYLIQIAAPGVKADDVSVNFSDDILTVAVKRTVETESSDDKKLLRSERGNYAFTRSFSLTNDVDPEKIDAKVLNGFLLLHLTKTPQSKPKKIEVKVK, from the coding sequence ATGATTTACAATCCGGTATACGGAATGGAAGCATTGAGGAAGATCGCCGACCGTCTTTTTACCGGTTTGGACACTCATCAGGAAACCGACTACGATACTGCCCCGGTCAATATATATGAGGGCGCGGACGGTTACCTGATCCAGATCGCGGCGCCGGGAGTGAAGGCCGACGATGTCAGCGTAAACTTCTCCGACGATATTCTCACTGTCGCCGTGAAACGCACGGTCGAGACGGAATCGTCCGACGATAAAAAACTCCTGCGGAGCGAACGCGGTAACTACGCTTTTACCCGTTCCTTCTCGCTGACGAACGATGTCGACCCGGAGAAGATCGACGCGAAGGTGCTGAACGGGTTCCTGCTCCTGCATCTGACGAAAACACCCCAGAGCAAACCCAAGAAAATCGAAGTAAAAGTAAAATAG
- a CDS encoding Hsp20/alpha crystallin family protein produces MEKTTLIPPVDVFETGDKYILVLDMPGTTKEGIEVTAENDTLTIKGSVQELSEEWTPLSTEFRLGDYKRDFTIGSKIDHEKIDAKYDNGVLTIELTKSEHAKPRRIDVKLN; encoded by the coding sequence ATGGAAAAGACAACACTCATCCCGCCCGTGGATGTATTCGAAACGGGTGATAAATATATCCTGGTGCTCGATATGCCGGGTACCACGAAGGAAGGTATCGAGGTGACCGCAGAGAACGATACCCTGACCATCAAGGGCTCCGTGCAGGAGCTCAGCGAGGAATGGACTCCCCTTTCGACGGAATTCCGTCTCGGCGACTATAAGCGCGACTTCACGATCGGCAGTAAGATCGACCATGAGAAGATCGACGCGAAGTACGATAACGGGGTATTGACTATCGAGCTCACGAAGTCCGAGCACGCCAAGCCCCGCAGGATCGACGTGAAATTGAACTAG
- a CDS encoding winged helix-turn-helix transcriptional regulator, translating to MDISNGKKIYGMHADFCKFMGNPKRIEILFLLGEGEKCVEELASLMDIRLPNVSQHLAIMKNKGIVESNRAGTKIFYRLSNPKVLEACLIMRDLMIEQLNKKLDTLMGA from the coding sequence ATGGATATTTCTAACGGAAAAAAAATCTATGGTATGCACGCTGATTTCTGTAAGTTTATGGGAAATCCGAAACGAATAGAAATTCTGTTTTTATTGGGGGAAGGCGAAAAATGCGTTGAAGAACTCGCGTCTTTAATGGATATCCGTCTTCCGAATGTCTCCCAGCATCTCGCTATTATGAAAAATAAAGGAATTGTCGAATCAAATCGCGCGGGTACTAAAATATTTTATCGATTGTCAAATCCGAAAGTTTTAGAGGCTTGCCTCATCATGCGCGACCTGATGATCGAACAACTGAACAAAAAACTCGATACCTTGATGGGAGCGTAG
- a CDS encoding (d)CMP kinase: MIITIDGPAGSGKSTLSRRLAEQLGFSYLDTGAMYRAVTYLIQKNNLPIRENDELRNLLKNVSITFDKKRVMINGEDVTGMIRRPDIDRNVSSVSELRPVRDKLVELQRAIAEKGEYVCEGRDMGTVVFPAAFRKFYLDASPTERARRRANQLYDKGIIDKIDDDSLNKIKSEIESRDTKDITRENSPLTVPVDAVKIDTDGKTIGEVLSEIMKSINI; the protein is encoded by the coding sequence GTGATTATCACGATCGACGGACCCGCGGGAAGCGGAAAAAGCACCCTTTCCCGGCGTTTGGCGGAGCAGCTCGGCTTTTCTTATCTCGATACCGGCGCGATGTACCGCGCGGTTACCTATCTCATTCAGAAAAACAATCTCCCCATCCGGGAAAATGACGAATTGCGAAATCTACTAAAGAATGTAAGTATTACCTTCGATAAAAAGAGGGTGATGATTAACGGCGAGGATGTCACCGGTATGATCCGCCGCCCGGATATCGATCGGAACGTCTCCTCCGTATCGGAACTGCGCCCGGTGCGCGATAAGCTGGTGGAGCTACAGCGCGCGATTGCCGAGAAGGGCGAATATGTCTGCGAGGGGCGGGATATGGGGACGGTGGTGTTCCCCGCAGCCTTCAGGAAGTTTTACCTCGACGCGAGCCCCACGGAACGCGCCCGCCGCAGGGCGAACCAGTTATACGATAAAGGCATTATCGATAAAATCGACGACGATTCGCTGAATAAAATAAAGAGTGAGATCGAGAGTCGTGATACAAAGGATATCACAAGGGAAAATTCGCCGCTGACTGTTCCGGTAGACGCGGTAAAAATCGACACTGACGGGAAAACGATAGGCGAAGTATTGTCTGAAATAATGAAAAGTATAAATATTTAA
- a CDS encoding Hsp20/alpha crystallin family protein — MKIVKNEVKDLAKKPDSAFGGRVSDWFDSFPGESFFPKELFQTDWNPKIDVVDKGGLIAVTADLPGVDEKDIHVTLEDRVLTIEGKRENEHEEKKDGYHRIERGFGSFSRAVRLPEGIDADKINAGYSKGVLKIEIAKSPEKAPKKLEVKVS, encoded by the coding sequence ATGAAGATCGTGAAAAATGAGGTCAAAGACCTCGCGAAAAAACCGGATTCCGCATTCGGAGGAAGGGTTTCCGATTGGTTCGACAGCTTTCCGGGTGAATCTTTCTTCCCGAAAGAATTGTTCCAGACCGATTGGAACCCGAAGATCGATGTCGTTGACAAGGGCGGCCTGATCGCAGTCACAGCCGACCTGCCCGGGGTGGATGAAAAAGATATCCACGTCACCCTCGAGGACCGCGTGCTGACTATCGAAGGGAAACGCGAGAACGAGCACGAGGAGAAGAAGGACGGTTATCACCGGATCGAACGCGGTTTCGGTTCGTTCAGCCGCGCCGTCCGCCTGCCGGAGGGTATCGACGCGGATAAGATCAACGCCGGCTACAGCAAGGGCGTGCTGAAAATCGAGATCGCGAAATCTCCCGAAAAGGCGCCTAAAAAACTCGAAGTAAAAGTATCATAA
- a CDS encoding HEAT repeat domain-containing protein, whose amino-acid sequence MRAKYLVMGFVAALLFSANGFASDYVPEDLKIGGGNQSLETLKAQFFKTTDRDQQVIIVKMIAKHTSDEKYKVLAEITEFDIRTDKLGNFCHPDAVQTALDAIILTKDPKFETTYFNILNKFDNTKVRMTAAKGLAMIGSPNMVPKLVNMVKNELNYANFREDNQKMVADDMVVEAIITALGDIGDPRAFPALLQVVTLQNHRFQTIQAAWAAMEKIQW is encoded by the coding sequence ATGAGAGCAAAGTATCTCGTAATGGGTTTTGTTGCGGCATTGTTGTTTTCGGCGAACGGATTCGCGAGCGATTATGTCCCTGAGGATCTGAAAATCGGCGGGGGAAATCAGTCCCTCGAAACACTGAAAGCCCAATTCTTTAAAACGACCGACCGCGACCAGCAGGTAATCATTGTTAAAATGATTGCCAAGCACACGAGCGACGAGAAGTACAAGGTGCTTGCGGAAATCACCGAGTTTGATATCCGAACCGATAAGCTCGGGAATTTCTGTCATCCCGACGCGGTTCAGACGGCATTGGACGCGATAATTCTAACGAAAGACCCAAAATTCGAGACGACCTACTTCAACATCCTGAACAAGTTCGATAACACGAAAGTCCGCATGACCGCCGCTAAAGGGTTGGCGATGATCGGAAGTCCGAACATGGTTCCCAAACTGGTAAATATGGTTAAAAATGAGCTGAACTACGCGAACTTCCGCGAGGATAATCAGAAGATGGTTGCCGACGATATGGTCGTGGAAGCGATTATCACCGCGTTAGGAGATATCGGCGATCCCCGCGCGTTCCCGGCCCTCCTACAGGTAGTCACCCTGCAGAATCACCGCTTCCAGACGATTCAGGCCGCGTGGGCCGCGATGGAAAAGATTCAGTGGTAA
- a CDS encoding class I SAM-dependent methyltransferase translates to MKFRDSGMPDETMWKTFFRPDIILEQLEIDLTVGTFVDVGCGYGTFLFPASRIVKNAVGIDIDENMIAYCEAEVKNKKYGNIRLVTGDISDPLIPEQLAPYLGAADYITLFNLLHCEEPVRLLDSAYRFLRPGGKLGVIHWKYMKTPRGPALEIRPKPGQIVEWAAEAGFASIKQIDLPPYHYGIVFIKPKGENI, encoded by the coding sequence ATGAAATTTCGTGATTCCGGGATGCCCGACGAAACCATGTGGAAAACTTTTTTTCGTCCGGATATAATATTGGAACAGTTAGAGATCGATTTAACAGTGGGTACGTTCGTAGACGTAGGCTGCGGATACGGCACATTCCTGTTCCCTGCTTCCCGGATAGTAAAAAACGCCGTAGGTATCGATATCGACGAAAACATGATTGCTTATTGCGAAGCGGAAGTAAAAAATAAAAAATACGGTAACATCCGTCTTGTTACAGGCGATATATCCGATCCTCTGATACCGGAACAGTTGGCACCCTATCTCGGCGCGGCTGATTATATCACCCTTTTTAATCTGCTCCATTGCGAAGAACCGGTGCGCCTTCTGGATTCGGCTTATCGATTCCTGAGGCCGGGGGGAAAACTAGGCGTGATTCATTGGAAATATATGAAAACCCCGCGGGGGCCTGCCCTTGAAATCAGGCCGAAGCCCGGGCAGATCGTCGAATGGGCTGCCGAGGCGGGCTTCGCATCCATCAAACAAATCGACCTGCCGCCCTATCATTACGGGATTGTTTTTATCAAACCAAAGGGAGAAAATATATGA
- a CDS encoding methyl-accepting chemotaxis protein encodes MSLQSQIRLYIILSIVIYIAYAVAIFFMNIYYNSPVNTLAQSSQFMDRLYIFSIIISLLALAFGIYILLFTYTRGLNKYRDIARRLQIMSVKSSFDLSILDFPTEDEFGSLGNDLNRIVTRLKIYDNLKIQKIRTEHEKFRLLADRSDYPVLVIGVEDGEKVVKFYNEEFSRVFVEKPETSLVNIVLSKIWIYGSNQTKPPSEEETADMNKFVDDDFEHAIDLVITTKAPADIKKDMVTLSGDKTYRAYPIEILPISEDEHHVTEVLLIFKKAMK; translated from the coding sequence ATGTCGCTTCAATCCCAGATACGGCTCTATATTATACTTTCCATCGTCATCTACATCGCCTACGCGGTGGCGATATTCTTTATGAATATTTATTACAATTCCCCGGTAAACACCCTCGCGCAGTCGTCGCAGTTTATGGACAGGCTGTATATCTTCTCGATCATCATTTCCCTTCTGGCGCTGGCATTCGGGATATATATCCTGCTCTTCACCTACACCCGCGGGCTGAACAAGTACCGCGATATCGCGAGACGTCTCCAGATTATGTCGGTCAAATCCTCGTTCGACCTGTCCATCCTCGACTTCCCTACCGAGGACGAGTTCGGGAGTCTCGGTAACGACCTGAACCGGATAGTCACCCGTCTGAAGATATACGACAACCTGAAAATCCAGAAGATACGCACCGAGCATGAGAAATTCCGCCTGCTCGCCGACAGGAGCGATTACCCGGTGCTCGTGATCGGTGTCGAGGACGGCGAGAAGGTCGTGAAGTTCTATAATGAGGAATTCAGCAGGGTGTTTGTCGAAAAGCCCGAAACAAGCCTCGTCAATATCGTGCTGTCGAAAATATGGATATACGGCTCGAACCAGACGAAACCCCCCTCGGAAGAGGAGACCGCCGATATGAACAAGTTTGTCGACGACGATTTCGAGCATGCCATCGACCTCGTGATAACCACGAAAGCGCCCGCTGATATAAAGAAGGATATGGTTACCCTGTCAGGGGATAAGACCTACCGCGCCTACCCGATCGAGATTCTCCCGATTTCCGAGGACGAGCACC
- a CDS encoding prephenate dehydrogenase, with product MPKKVYGIHGLGIMGGSIALAIKTYLPDSKVIGFGRGKEKLMSAKRLGIIDEVADNSPEMLASLDYFIIATPAQNVADVFAEYHNFLSDEVIIMDVASVKRIVIKEVNKINHRGLNFVGTHPMAGSEKSGMEFARADLFEKKIVAVIGEGREDILASVRDFWKAMGAQIVLVSADFHDEIVASTSHSPHLISSALSRLLEKDGWSEVRFFGLYGKGILDTTRIAQGNPEMWTDIILVNADNVERSLIDFSREIQSVIEMIRKNKREELIEYLRQAKEFRESL from the coding sequence ATGCCTAAGAAGGTTTATGGGATACACGGTCTGGGTATTATGGGCGGGTCGATCGCGCTTGCGATTAAAACCTATCTGCCCGACAGTAAAGTTATCGGGTTCGGGCGCGGAAAGGAAAAGCTGATGTCGGCCAAACGGCTGGGCATTATCGACGAAGTAGCGGATAATTCCCCGGAGATGCTCGCGAGTCTGGACTATTTTATTATCGCCACTCCCGCGCAGAATGTCGCGGACGTATTCGCGGAGTACCACAATTTCCTGTCGGACGAAGTGATCATCATGGATGTGGCCAGCGTCAAACGGATAGTCATTAAAGAAGTCAATAAAATCAATCATCGCGGTTTAAATTTCGTAGGCACTCACCCGATGGCGGGAAGCGAGAAATCCGGGATGGAGTTCGCGCGCGCGGACTTGTTCGAGAAGAAGATAGTCGCCGTGATCGGGGAAGGCCGTGAGGATATCCTCGCATCCGTCCGCGATTTCTGGAAAGCGATGGGCGCGCAGATCGTACTGGTCTCCGCGGACTTCCATGACGAGATAGTCGCGTCTACCAGCCATTCCCCGCACCTGATCTCTTCGGCGCTCTCGCGCCTATTGGAAAAGGACGGGTGGTCGGAAGTTCGCTTCTTCGGCCTGTACGGAAAGGGTATCCTCGACACCACCCGTATCGCGCAGGGGAATCCCGAGATGTGGACGGATATTATTCTCGTGAACGCCGATAATGTCGAGCGTTCGCTGATCGATTTTTCGCGCGAGATCCAGAGCGTTATCGAAATGATCCGAAAAAACAAGCGCGAGGAATTGATCGAATACCTTCGCCAGGCTAAGGAATTCCGGGAGAGTCTGTGA
- a CDS encoding DsrE family protein — protein sequence MKLGIILETKEYEKAWNAFRFAVTAKKNKHEVKVFLMGEAVECEGLTHEKYNVDEQLKKFTEEGGEILACGTCLKSRQLDGSEACPISTMIDCVNMVEWADKTVTF from the coding sequence ATGAAACTCGGTATTATTCTGGAAACGAAAGAATATGAAAAGGCATGGAACGCGTTCAGATTCGCGGTCACGGCGAAAAAAAACAAACATGAGGTAAAAGTCTTTCTTATGGGTGAGGCCGTGGAATGCGAAGGATTGACACACGAGAAATATAATGTTGACGAGCAGCTTAAAAAATTCACCGAGGAAGGCGGTGAAATCCTCGCATGCGGAACCTGCCTCAAGTCGAGACAGCTTGACGGAAGCGAAGCGTGCCCGATTTCAACAATGATCGATTGCGTCAATATGGTCGAATGGGCGGACAAGACCGTGACATTTTAG